The Salvelinus namaycush isolate Seneca chromosome 13, SaNama_1.0, whole genome shotgun sequence genome includes a region encoding these proteins:
- the LOC120058550 gene encoding nucleoporin NUP35-like isoform X3, translating into MTLGSPTSPKPGPGAQFLPGFLMGDLPAPITPQPRSFGVMDMRSPLQTGGSPPQPVVPTPKDKSGAPPVRSIYDDLSCPAVGMSPMGAHKQPFSMMHTPLSGYMAVTPGTASSLFSPATIGQQAKSTMSPAQVDPFFTQGDALSSEDHLDDTWITVFGFPPASASYILLQFAQYGNITKHVMSNTGNWMHIQYQSRLQARKALSKDGKIFGEAIMIGVKPCIDKNVMESSDRGSTSSGSVFTPPVRNGTPSHHVSTPRSSMRPLSAAYKASSSDYQVVADEQTPRKDDSLVSKAMEYMFGW; encoded by the exons ATGACTCTGGGTTCCCCGACATCACCCAAGCCCGGCCCGGGTGCCCAGTTTCTCCCCGGGTTTTTGATGGGGGATCTGCCAGCACCTATCACACCCCAGCCTCGGTCATTTGGAGTCATGGATATGAGGTCACCACTTCAAACAG gtGGCTCTCCCCCTCAACCTGTGGTTCCTACACCCAAAGACAAGAGTGGAGCCCCTCCAGTCAGGAGTATCTATGATGACCTCTCCTGTCCTGCTGTCGGGATGTCCCCTATGGGTGCACATAAACAG CCCTTCTCAATGATGCACACCCCGCTGTCTGGCTATATGGCAGTTACACCAGGAACAG CGTCCAGTCTATTTAGTCCTGCTACCATCGGGCAGCAGGCCAAGTCAACAATGTCTCCAGCTCAAGTAGACCCTTTCTTCACTCAGGGAGACGCACTGTCTTCCGAAGACCATCTAGATGATACATGGATCACTGTATTTGG GTTCCCTCCTGCCTCCGCGTCTTACATTCTGTTGCAGTTCGCCCAGTATGGAAACATAACGAAACACGTG ATGTCCAACACCGGTAACTGGATGCACATTCAATATCAGTCTAGACTCCAAGCAAGAAAAGCTTTAAGTAAAGATGGGAAGATTTTTGGAGAGGCTATAATGATTGGTGTTAAACCATGCATCGATAAG AATGTGATGGAGAGCTCAGACCGAGGCTCTACCTCCTCTGGCTCAGTATTTACTCCTCCTGTCAGAAATGGAACCCCTAGCCACCATGTCTCTACACCTCGCTCCTCAATGAGGCCCCTCAGTGCAGCCTACAAGGCCTCCAGCAGTGACTACCAG GTGGTGGCAGACGAACAGACCCCAAGGAAAGACGACAGTTTGGTTTCTAAAGCGATGGAGTACATGTTTGGCTGGTGA
- the LOC120058550 gene encoding nucleoporin NUP35-like isoform X1, whose amino-acid sequence MSTKAIAGTEPMTLGSPTSPKPGPGAQFLPGFLMGDLPAPITPQPRSFGVMDMRSPLQTGGSPPQPVVPTPKDKSGAPPVRSIYDDLSCPAVGMSPMGAHKQPFSMMHTPLSGYMAVTPGTASSLFSPATIGQQAKSTMSPAQVDPFFTQGDALSSEDHLDDTWITVFGFPPASASYILLQFAQYGNITKHVMSNTGNWMHIQYQSRLQARKALSKDGKIFGEAIMIGVKPCIDKNVMESSDRGSTSSGSVFTPPVRNGTPSHHVSTPRSSMRPLSAAYKASSSDYQVVADEQTPRKDDSLVSKAMEYMFGW is encoded by the exons ATGTCAACAAAAGCAATCGCTG GCACGGAACCAATGACTCTGGGTTCCCCGACATCACCCAAGCCCGGCCCGGGTGCCCAGTTTCTCCCCGGGTTTTTGATGGGGGATCTGCCAGCACCTATCACACCCCAGCCTCGGTCATTTGGAGTCATGGATATGAGGTCACCACTTCAAACAG gtGGCTCTCCCCCTCAACCTGTGGTTCCTACACCCAAAGACAAGAGTGGAGCCCCTCCAGTCAGGAGTATCTATGATGACCTCTCCTGTCCTGCTGTCGGGATGTCCCCTATGGGTGCACATAAACAG CCCTTCTCAATGATGCACACCCCGCTGTCTGGCTATATGGCAGTTACACCAGGAACAG CGTCCAGTCTATTTAGTCCTGCTACCATCGGGCAGCAGGCCAAGTCAACAATGTCTCCAGCTCAAGTAGACCCTTTCTTCACTCAGGGAGACGCACTGTCTTCCGAAGACCATCTAGATGATACATGGATCACTGTATTTGG GTTCCCTCCTGCCTCCGCGTCTTACATTCTGTTGCAGTTCGCCCAGTATGGAAACATAACGAAACACGTG ATGTCCAACACCGGTAACTGGATGCACATTCAATATCAGTCTAGACTCCAAGCAAGAAAAGCTTTAAGTAAAGATGGGAAGATTTTTGGAGAGGCTATAATGATTGGTGTTAAACCATGCATCGATAAG AATGTGATGGAGAGCTCAGACCGAGGCTCTACCTCCTCTGGCTCAGTATTTACTCCTCCTGTCAGAAATGGAACCCCTAGCCACCATGTCTCTACACCTCGCTCCTCAATGAGGCCCCTCAGTGCAGCCTACAAGGCCTCCAGCAGTGACTACCAG GTGGTGGCAGACGAACAGACCCCAAGGAAAGACGACAGTTTGGTTTCTAAAGCGATGGAGTACATGTTTGGCTGGTGA
- the LOC120058550 gene encoding nucleoporin NUP35-like isoform X2 translates to MEFQGTEPMTLGSPTSPKPGPGAQFLPGFLMGDLPAPITPQPRSFGVMDMRSPLQTGGSPPQPVVPTPKDKSGAPPVRSIYDDLSCPAVGMSPMGAHKQPFSMMHTPLSGYMAVTPGTASSLFSPATIGQQAKSTMSPAQVDPFFTQGDALSSEDHLDDTWITVFGFPPASASYILLQFAQYGNITKHVMSNTGNWMHIQYQSRLQARKALSKDGKIFGEAIMIGVKPCIDKNVMESSDRGSTSSGSVFTPPVRNGTPSHHVSTPRSSMRPLSAAYKASSSDYQVVADEQTPRKDDSLVSKAMEYMFGW, encoded by the exons ATGGAATTTCAAG GCACGGAACCAATGACTCTGGGTTCCCCGACATCACCCAAGCCCGGCCCGGGTGCCCAGTTTCTCCCCGGGTTTTTGATGGGGGATCTGCCAGCACCTATCACACCCCAGCCTCGGTCATTTGGAGTCATGGATATGAGGTCACCACTTCAAACAG gtGGCTCTCCCCCTCAACCTGTGGTTCCTACACCCAAAGACAAGAGTGGAGCCCCTCCAGTCAGGAGTATCTATGATGACCTCTCCTGTCCTGCTGTCGGGATGTCCCCTATGGGTGCACATAAACAG CCCTTCTCAATGATGCACACCCCGCTGTCTGGCTATATGGCAGTTACACCAGGAACAG CGTCCAGTCTATTTAGTCCTGCTACCATCGGGCAGCAGGCCAAGTCAACAATGTCTCCAGCTCAAGTAGACCCTTTCTTCACTCAGGGAGACGCACTGTCTTCCGAAGACCATCTAGATGATACATGGATCACTGTATTTGG GTTCCCTCCTGCCTCCGCGTCTTACATTCTGTTGCAGTTCGCCCAGTATGGAAACATAACGAAACACGTG ATGTCCAACACCGGTAACTGGATGCACATTCAATATCAGTCTAGACTCCAAGCAAGAAAAGCTTTAAGTAAAGATGGGAAGATTTTTGGAGAGGCTATAATGATTGGTGTTAAACCATGCATCGATAAG AATGTGATGGAGAGCTCAGACCGAGGCTCTACCTCCTCTGGCTCAGTATTTACTCCTCCTGTCAGAAATGGAACCCCTAGCCACCATGTCTCTACACCTCGCTCCTCAATGAGGCCCCTCAGTGCAGCCTACAAGGCCTCCAGCAGTGACTACCAG GTGGTGGCAGACGAACAGACCCCAAGGAAAGACGACAGTTTGGTTTCTAAAGCGATGGAGTACATGTTTGGCTGGTGA